The Salegentibacter mishustinae genome includes a window with the following:
- a CDS encoding C45 family autoproteolytic acyltransferase/hydolase: MKLFFIKISVFIGVLFLLNSCGIKRSMQDRPDISGIEDIDTTRTKLSDTHFKIGKNSLYKNKYGIWELYIEGDALERGVISGSLTRELMHKQETAFMDKIYELVPGTGYRNFLKKTVAWFNRKMYLHVPEEYKQEIYGTSLFGLEKYNEFAPAYVRMLYFHGAHDIGHALQDLMLVGCTSFAAWDDKTEDGQLLLGRNFDFYAGDEFAEEKIAAFVNPDKGHKFMMYTWAGMIGSVSGLNEKGISVTINAGKSKIPIQAKTPISLVAREILQYASSTAEAIEIAKKREVFVSESIMVGSASESKAILIEVAPGNFGVFEVENSNKLICSNHFQSEAYAEDHRNLKAIEESHTQYRFDKMQELLSEKEKLNPKKAAEILRNKAGLKGAKLGMGNEMAINQLLAHHGIIFKPEERKVWVSANPYQLGAFVAYDLDTAFKKFEAGNVSGSVLQAQETIAEDPFVNTEAHKDYENYRKLSAEITEALSKEKKVSEEKIKRLKYLNPYFWEVYKIAGDYYFQQKEFKKAVINYKQAKRREVTTLPDEQYLEKMIKKSYRKI; the protein is encoded by the coding sequence GTGAAATTATTTTTTATAAAAATATCAGTTTTTATTGGAGTCCTATTTCTCCTAAATTCCTGTGGAATAAAGCGCTCTATGCAGGATCGTCCCGATATTTCCGGAATAGAAGATATAGATACTACTAGAACTAAGCTCAGTGATACTCATTTTAAGATTGGCAAAAATTCATTGTATAAAAATAAATATGGCATTTGGGAATTATATATTGAAGGAGATGCCTTGGAGCGCGGTGTAATAAGCGGAAGCTTAACCCGGGAGTTGATGCACAAGCAGGAAACTGCTTTTATGGATAAGATCTATGAACTCGTTCCCGGCACCGGATACCGTAACTTTCTTAAAAAAACCGTGGCCTGGTTTAACCGTAAAATGTATTTGCACGTACCGGAAGAGTATAAGCAGGAAATTTACGGCACTTCACTATTTGGATTAGAAAAGTATAATGAATTCGCTCCGGCATACGTTAGAATGCTTTATTTTCATGGAGCACACGATATTGGTCACGCCTTGCAGGATCTAATGCTGGTGGGTTGTACTTCTTTTGCTGCCTGGGATGATAAAACAGAAGATGGGCAATTACTATTGGGCAGGAACTTCGATTTTTATGCGGGCGATGAGTTTGCTGAAGAAAAAATTGCAGCCTTCGTAAATCCCGATAAAGGGCATAAGTTTATGATGTACACCTGGGCCGGGATGATTGGTTCGGTGAGCGGTTTAAATGAAAAGGGCATCAGCGTAACCATAAATGCCGGAAAAAGTAAAATCCCAATACAGGCGAAAACTCCAATTAGTTTGGTTGCACGTGAGATCTTGCAATATGCCTCTTCAACTGCAGAAGCTATAGAGATCGCTAAGAAGCGTGAAGTTTTTGTTTCGGAATCTATTATGGTCGGTAGCGCTTCAGAGAGCAAAGCGATCTTAATTGAAGTGGCGCCCGGGAATTTTGGAGTTTTTGAAGTTGAAAATTCTAATAAATTAATTTGCAGCAACCATTTTCAAAGTGAAGCTTATGCGGAAGATCACCGAAACTTAAAGGCCATTGAGGAAAGTCATACCCAATATAGATTTGATAAAATGCAGGAATTGCTTTCTGAGAAAGAGAAATTAAATCCGAAAAAAGCTGCTGAAATATTAAGGAACAAAGCGGGATTAAAAGGTGCTAAGCTGGGGATGGGAAATGAAATGGCGATAAATCAACTGCTTGCTCACCACGGCATTATTTTTAAACCTGAAGAAAGAAAAGTTTGGGTGTCAGCAAATCCTTATCAACTTGGTGCTTTTGTAGCTTACGACCTGGATACTGCATTTAAAAAGTTTGAAGCCGGAAATGTTTCGGGGAGTGTTTTGCAAGCTCAGGAAACCATTGCTGAAGATCCTTTTGTAAATACTGAAGCTCATAAAGATTACGAGAATTACCGAAAATTAAGTGCTGAGATTACTGAAGCACTTTCTAAAGAAAAGAAGGTTTCAGAAGAAAAAATTAAGCGATTAAAGTATTTAAATCCTTATTTCTGGGAAGTTTATAAAATTGCCGGCGATTACTATTTTCAGCAAAAAGAGTTTAAAAAAGCGGTGATCAATTATAAGCAGGCAAAAAGGAGGGAAGTGACCACTTTACCAGACGAGCAATACTTAGAAAAAATGATTAAAAAATCTTACCGCAAAATCTAA